The following coding sequences lie in one Nodularia sp. LEGE 06071 genomic window:
- a CDS encoding photosystem I protein PsaX, producing MARVKNSPVPATGAKPPYTFRAGWALLLLAVNFLVAAYYFHIIE from the coding sequence ATGGCTAGAGTTAAAAATTCCCCAGTTCCAGCAACAGGAGCTAAACCTCCGTACACTTTTCGCGCTGGTTGGGCATTGCTGTTATTAGCTGTTAACTTTTTGGTTGCAGCTTATTATTTCCACATCATTGAGTAA
- a CDS encoding branched-chain amino acid ABC transporter permease, translated as MDTQIAQLIVNGIAVGSIIALAAVGLTLTYGILRLSNFAHGDFLTMGAYLTLLVNSAGINIWLSMILAAMGTVAAMLLAEKLLWSRMRSMRATSTTLIIISIGLALFLRNGIIFVWGGQNQNYNLPVATALNIFGIRVAQNQLLVLGLAVLAILALHYLLQNTKIGKAMRAVADDLDLARVSGINVEQVILWTWIIAGTFTSLGGSMYGLITAVRPNMGWFLILPLFASVILGGIGNPYGAIAAALIIGVAQELSTLWIGSEYKQGIALLMMILVLLIRPKGLFKGTI; from the coding sequence ATGGATACACAAATTGCTCAACTAATCGTCAATGGAATTGCAGTCGGAAGCATTATTGCACTAGCAGCAGTCGGACTTACCCTTACCTACGGCATTTTACGGTTATCTAATTTTGCTCACGGTGATTTTCTCACTATGGGAGCCTATTTGACCCTGTTAGTAAATTCTGCTGGCATAAATATTTGGCTATCGATGATTTTGGCAGCTATGGGAACAGTAGCCGCAATGCTGCTGGCAGAAAAATTATTGTGGTCAAGAATGCGGTCAATGCGTGCCACTTCCACGACGCTGATTATTATCTCTATTGGACTGGCCTTATTCCTCCGCAATGGCATTATCTTTGTTTGGGGCGGCCAGAACCAAAATTACAATTTACCCGTAGCCACTGCTTTGAATATTTTTGGTATCCGGGTAGCGCAAAATCAATTGTTGGTATTGGGGTTAGCCGTGCTAGCAATTTTGGCACTGCACTATCTCCTGCAAAACACCAAAATTGGCAAAGCGATGCGAGCCGTGGCTGACGATTTAGATTTAGCTAGAGTATCTGGGATCAATGTGGAACAAGTCATCCTGTGGACTTGGATTATTGCCGGCACATTCACCTCTTTAGGTGGCAGTATGTATGGATTGATTACAGCTGTACGCCCGAATATGGGATGGTTTTTGATTTTGCCCTTATTCGCTTCCGTCATTTTAGGGGGTATTGGTAATCCCTACGGTGCGATCGCCGCCGCTTTAATTATTGGTGTCGCCCAAGAACTCAGCACCCTGTGGATAGGTTCTGAGTATAAACAAGGTATAGCCCTGCTGATGATGATTTTGGTGCTGCTCATTCGCCCCAAAGGTTTATTCAAAGGCACGATTTGA
- the hrmK gene encoding hybrid histidine kinase/response regulator HrmK: MQQYSSLPEQNSSVDETPKLLTTMQQLRAELWLERSLNQLQSRLNDCLLSVCSNVSPQGTTEAEIFQTMVNELGIALNSMTVAIALFQPRAKIAQVCYVSCFSSPCPQLIFIERKDQKLQLQLQAVIAVEDLQQLESQQPNHVRRLTDDIGGVIGWLIISKNPSESHAKSLTASQWQLRSQLLARSIKQCVGTLAQLRKIQSLQQHSQQLGSSNEKLERTNELKNQFLANTSHEIRTPLSSIIGFSQLLLAQGYDPTREHHQEYLKIIQSSGKHLLTLINDILDLSKIEANQLEVEWENINVPEICRNVLALVKEKAANKGLQLRLKLDPNVTTLVADPLRLKQMLLNLLFNALKFTKTGSVGLEVLPKGEFVHFIVWDTGIGISPENQARLFQPYFQIANTVVNRNEGTGLGLTVTRKLVEIHGGWMEVGSEVDHGSRFTIVLPLKPVGELGKREGEVEAIEVSRQGRDQEDEQAQSTVITSSSDQDILLVENDLPNADMIRIYLGTLGYQVTWVKDATQMWSALTQLKPIVILMDIYLPDGNGLKLVQQLREEKQYQMIPIIVQTAMAMKGDREICLAAGVDDYISKPIDLSVLGNLVGKYIKSPKIGVVR, from the coding sequence ATGCAGCAATATTCAAGCTTACCAGAACAAAACTCATCAGTAGATGAAACGCCAAAACTTTTGACAACAATGCAGCAACTTCGTGCCGAGTTGTGGCTGGAACGCAGCTTGAACCAGTTGCAAAGTCGCCTTAATGATTGCCTACTTTCAGTTTGTAGTAACGTCTCACCGCAGGGAACCACAGAAGCGGAAATTTTCCAAACGATGGTGAACGAGCTGGGCATTGCTTTGAATAGTATGACGGTAGCGATCGCTCTTTTTCAACCGCGAGCCAAAATTGCTCAAGTTTGTTATGTTTCTTGTTTTTCCTCGCCATGTCCACAACTGATATTTATCGAGAGGAAAGATCAAAAATTACAATTGCAATTGCAAGCAGTCATAGCAGTTGAAGATTTACAGCAGCTGGAAAGCCAACAACCAAATCATGTGCGGCGCTTAACTGATGATATTGGGGGTGTGATTGGTTGGCTAATCATCTCTAAAAACCCCTCAGAGTCTCATGCTAAATCACTCACAGCATCCCAATGGCAACTGAGATCGCAATTGCTGGCACGATCGATTAAACAGTGTGTGGGGACACTGGCACAACTGAGAAAAATACAATCTTTGCAACAACACTCGCAACAGCTAGGTAGTTCTAATGAAAAACTAGAGCGTACCAATGAACTGAAAAACCAGTTTCTGGCTAATACCAGTCACGAAATCCGCACACCGTTAAGTTCGATTATCGGTTTCAGCCAACTCCTCTTAGCTCAAGGCTATGATCCCACGAGAGAACACCACCAAGAGTATTTAAAGATCATTCAGTCTAGTGGTAAGCATTTACTCACGCTGATCAATGATATTTTAGACCTCTCTAAAATTGAAGCCAACCAGCTGGAAGTGGAATGGGAAAATATAAATGTGCCAGAAATATGTCGCAATGTTTTAGCACTCGTCAAAGAGAAAGCCGCTAATAAGGGTTTACAACTGCGCCTCAAGCTAGACCCCAATGTCACAACTCTAGTTGCTGATCCTCTGAGACTGAAGCAGATGCTGTTGAATTTGCTGTTTAATGCCCTCAAGTTTACCAAGACAGGCTCTGTTGGTTTAGAAGTTTTGCCCAAAGGTGAATTTGTACATTTTATAGTTTGGGATACTGGAATTGGGATTTCCCCAGAAAACCAAGCGCGACTATTTCAACCCTATTTTCAAATTGCCAATACTGTAGTTAATCGCAATGAAGGTACTGGTTTGGGGTTAACCGTGACTCGGAAGTTGGTGGAAATTCATGGTGGTTGGATGGAAGTGGGATCGGAAGTTGATCACGGTTCGCGTTTTACGATTGTCCTTCCTTTGAAGCCTGTTGGAGAACTGGGTAAACGTGAGGGAGAAGTAGAGGCTATAGAGGTTTCTCGCCAAGGGAGAGACCAGGAGGATGAGCAAGCACAATCGACAGTGATTACCTCTAGTTCTGATCAAGATATTCTGTTGGTGGAAAATGATTTACCCAATGCTGACATGATCCGAATTTATCTCGGTACATTGGGATATCAGGTGACTTGGGTGAAGGATGCTACCCAAATGTGGTCGGCGCTGACACAGTTAAAGCCAATAGTAATTTTAATGGATATCTACCTGCCAGATGGAAATGGTTTAAAGCTGGTGCAGCAGCTACGAGAAGAAAAGCAGTATCAGATGATTCCAATCATTGTTCAAACAGCAATGGCCATGAAAGGCGATCGCGAAATTTGTTTAGCGGCTGGAGTTGATGATTATATTTCTAAACCAATTGATTTATCTGTTTTAGGTAATCTAGTAGGTAAGTATATTAAATCACCAAAAATCGGAGTGGTTCGCTGA
- the larE gene encoding ATP-dependent sacrificial sulfur transferase LarE, which produces MLTEKLERLKVLFSEMEQALIAYSGGIDSTLVAKIAYDVLGDRALAVTAVSPSLLPEELEDAKIQAATMGIPHKIVQTHEMDNPNYTSNPVNRCYFCKSELHDTLKPLALQLGYPYVVDGVNADDLHDYRPGIQAAQERGARSPLAEIGVTKAEVRQLSQQLGLPWWDKPAQPCLSSRFPYGEEITVAKLQRVGRAEIYLRKLGWQNLRVRSEGDTARIELLPAQIKDFVLSTDLQTVVSAFQDLGFIYVTLDLEGYRSGKLNQVLKFSPMIPST; this is translated from the coding sequence ATGTTGACAGAAAAACTGGAGCGATTAAAAGTTTTATTTAGCGAAATGGAGCAGGCTTTGATTGCCTACTCTGGAGGGATTGACAGCACTTTGGTAGCCAAGATTGCTTATGATGTCTTAGGCGATCGCGCTTTGGCTGTGACAGCTGTTTCGCCTTCGCTGTTACCAGAAGAATTAGAAGACGCGAAAATTCAAGCCGCAACTATGGGGATTCCCCATAAAATTGTCCAAACTCACGAAATGGACAATCCCAATTACACTTCTAACCCGGTCAACCGTTGTTATTTTTGCAAAAGTGAATTGCATGATACTCTCAAACCCTTAGCTTTGCAGCTAGGTTATCCCTATGTAGTGGATGGAGTGAATGCTGATGATTTACACGATTATCGCCCAGGAATTCAAGCGGCTCAAGAAAGAGGGGCGCGATCGCCTTTAGCAGAAATTGGGGTGACTAAAGCTGAAGTCCGTCAACTTTCACAACAACTCGGTTTACCTTGGTGGGATAAACCCGCCCAACCTTGTCTGAGTTCTCGCTTTCCTTACGGTGAAGAGATTACCGTCGCCAAATTGCAAAGAGTCGGTAGGGCAGAAATTTATCTGCGAAAGCTGGGTTGGCAGAATTTGCGCGTGCGTTCGGAAGGAGATACAGCCCGGATTGAATTGTTACCAGCACAGATCAAAGATTTTGTCTTGAGTACGGATTTACAAACAGTAGTCTCTGCATTTCAAGATTTGGGATTCATCTACGTCACCCTCGATTTAGAAGGTTATCGCAGTGGTAAGTTGAATCAAGTTCTCAAATTCTCACCAATGATTCCGAGTACCTAA
- a CDS encoding SGNH/GDSL hydrolase family protein, with protein sequence MRYPYLLAVGLLTGLAIPASALPQMSSILPETHKFLWDSKQGSQVTADENNITNLDISLAEFSNQRLRESLLNPSSRPSHLPLISGHQLYYQRLASLKAGQIYTRIDGNPSQLLRESAKKPQLTYEDWKNLLALEAKAISQGQGASYLGILVGDSLSMWFPREKLPTGKLWLNQGISGDTSGGIFRRLRAFSATRPNVIYIMAGINDLRNGDTNEEILRNHRRIIRRLRQSHPNTQIIVQSILPTRLPTISNSRIVQINAQLAVIAQEEKADYLNIYPWFTDFQGNLRAELTTDGLHLSQDGYDVWRSALQQLEFTQLQN encoded by the coding sequence ATGAGGTATCCTTATCTGTTGGCAGTAGGCTTGTTAACAGGATTGGCAATACCAGCATCGGCACTACCACAGATGTCGAGCATCCTGCCAGAAACGCATAAATTCCTGTGGGACTCAAAACAAGGTTCTCAGGTAACAGCAGATGAAAACAACATTACTAACCTGGACATATCCTTAGCAGAGTTCAGCAATCAACGATTACGGGAGTCATTACTTAATCCCAGTTCCCGTCCATCTCACCTGCCATTAATATCTGGTCATCAACTGTACTACCAAAGGTTGGCATCTCTAAAAGCCGGTCAGATTTATACACGTATAGATGGTAATCCTTCCCAATTATTACGGGAGTCAGCAAAGAAGCCTCAACTCACTTATGAAGACTGGAAAAATTTATTAGCTTTAGAAGCTAAAGCCATCAGCCAAGGACAAGGTGCAAGTTATTTAGGTATCTTAGTTGGTGATTCCTTGAGTATGTGGTTTCCTAGAGAAAAACTACCTACTGGTAAATTGTGGCTGAATCAGGGGATATCTGGAGATACTTCTGGTGGTATTTTCCGCAGATTGCGGGCATTTTCCGCCACGCGACCGAATGTAATTTACATCATGGCTGGGATTAACGATTTACGCAACGGCGATACTAACGAAGAAATTTTGCGTAATCATCGGCGGATTATCCGCAGGTTGCGCCAGTCTCACCCCAATACTCAAATCATCGTACAATCAATTTTGCCTACTCGCCTACCGACTATTTCTAATAGCCGAATTGTTCAGATTAATGCACAACTAGCTGTGATTGCTCAAGAAGAAAAAGCTGATTATCTGAATATTTATCCTTGGTTTACCGATTTTCAAGGCAATTTGCGTGCAGAATTAACCACAGATGGTTTACATCTGTCTCAGGATGGCTATGATGTTTGGCGTTCGGCACTACAACAGCTAGAATTCACTCAGTTACAAAATTAA
- a CDS encoding DNA-methyltransferase gives MQEEIIKSPKEIILNPYYTQKLGKAYLGDSLKLIKSIDESSINLILTSPPFALTRQKEYGNESAEKYIEWFLPFAQEFKRVLTDNGSFILDLGGAYLRGNPVRSIYQYELLVRLCKEVGFFLAQEFYHYNPARLPTPAEWVTIRRIRVKDSVNVVWWLSKTPNPKADNRKVLKPYSQSMKQLLKNGYKAKIRPSGHDISDKFQKDNQGAIPPNLLEIANTESNSAYLRRCKAEGIKPHPARFPAGFAEFFIKFLTDQGDIVLDPFAGSNTTGFVAETWQRQWISFEINEDYVVGSRYRFGQ, from the coding sequence TTGCAAGAAGAAATCATAAAATCACCAAAAGAGATCATTCTAAATCCTTATTACACCCAAAAATTAGGAAAAGCATATTTGGGTGATAGCCTAAAACTGATTAAATCCATTGATGAAAGTAGTATTAATCTCATCCTCACTTCACCACCATTTGCTCTCACACGACAAAAAGAATATGGTAACGAAAGCGCGGAAAAATATATTGAATGGTTTCTACCCTTCGCCCAAGAGTTTAAAAGAGTTCTCACAGATAATGGCTCATTTATTTTAGATTTAGGCGGCGCTTACCTGCGTGGTAATCCTGTGCGGAGTATCTACCAATACGAACTTTTAGTGAGATTGTGTAAAGAAGTCGGCTTTTTTCTCGCTCAAGAATTCTATCACTACAATCCAGCCCGATTACCTACCCCTGCTGAGTGGGTGACAATTAGACGAATCCGTGTGAAAGATTCTGTAAATGTAGTTTGGTGGTTGTCGAAAACACCAAATCCTAAAGCCGACAACAGAAAAGTTTTAAAGCCATATAGCCAGAGTATGAAACAACTACTGAAAAATGGCTATAAAGCTAAAATTCGTCCCAGTGGACATGATATTTCTGACAAATTCCAAAAAGATAACCAGGGTGCAATTCCGCCAAATTTGCTAGAAATTGCTAATACTGAATCTAATAGCGCTTATCTACGGCGCTGTAAAGCCGAGGGGATTAAACCCCACCCAGCCAGATTTCCAGCAGGTTTTGCGGAATTTTTCATCAAATTTTTAACCGATCAAGGTGATATAGTCTTAGATCCATTTGCAGGTTCCAATACAACAGGTTTTGTGGCTGAAACTTGGCAACGCCAATGGATTTCTTTTGAAATTAATGAGGATTATGTTGTGGGAAGTCGTTATCGATTCGGTCAATAG